From Cronobacter turicensis z3032, the proteins below share one genomic window:
- the nadE gene encoding NH(3)-dependent NAD(+) synthetase, translating to MALQQEIIQALGVKPHIDANEEIRRSVDFLKAYLKTYPFLKTLVLGISGGQDSTLAGKLSQLAISELRDETGDQSYQFIAVRLPFGVQFDEKDCQDALAFIQPDKVLTVNIKEAVLASEKALREAGIELSDFVRGNEKARERMKAQYSIAGMTKGVVVGTDHAAEAVTGFYTKYGDGGTDINPLFRLNKRQGKMLLKTLGCPEHLYLKVPTADLEDDRPSLPDEVALGVTYDNIDDYLEGKPLDEKISQIIDGWYVKTEHKRRPPITVFDDFWKQ from the coding sequence ATGGCATTACAACAAGAAATTATTCAGGCACTTGGCGTGAAACCGCATATCGACGCCAATGAAGAGATCCGCCGCAGCGTTGATTTCCTCAAAGCCTATCTGAAGACCTATCCGTTTCTGAAGACCCTGGTGCTCGGTATCAGCGGCGGCCAGGATTCCACGCTCGCGGGCAAACTGAGCCAGCTTGCCATCAGCGAACTGCGCGATGAAACCGGCGATCAGAGCTACCAGTTTATCGCGGTGCGCCTGCCATTCGGCGTACAGTTTGACGAAAAAGATTGTCAGGACGCGCTGGCGTTTATTCAGCCGGATAAAGTTCTGACGGTGAACATTAAAGAAGCGGTACTGGCGAGCGAAAAAGCGCTGCGCGAAGCGGGCATTGAGCTGAGCGATTTTGTCCGCGGCAATGAAAAAGCGCGCGAGCGTATGAAAGCGCAGTACAGCATCGCCGGAATGACCAAAGGCGTGGTGGTGGGCACCGACCATGCGGCCGAAGCCGTCACCGGTTTTTACACCAAGTACGGCGATGGCGGCACCGACATTAACCCGCTGTTCCGCCTTAACAAACGCCAGGGCAAAATGCTGCTGAAAACCCTCGGCTGCCCGGAGCACCTCTATCTTAAAGTGCCGACCGCCGATCTCGAAGATGATCGCCCGTCCCTGCCGGACGAAGTGGCGCTGGGCGTCACGTATGACAACATCGATGATTATCTGGAAGGCAAGCCGCTCGATGAGAAAATCAGCCAAATTATTGATGGCTGGTACGTGAAAACCGAGCACAAACGTCGCCCGCCGATCACCGTTTTCGATGACTTCTGGAAACAATAA
- the osmE gene encoding Osmotically-inducible lipoprotein E, which produces MNKKFAGFLSAAAVMTMLAGCTAYDRTADQFTQPVVKDVKKGMSRQQVMQIAGKPSSEVTMIHARGTCQTYILGSRNGKTETYFVALDETGHVLNSGYQTCAEYDTDPQAPKK; this is translated from the coding sequence ATGAACAAGAAGTTTGCAGGATTTCTGAGTGCAGCGGCAGTTATGACCATGCTGGCAGGGTGTACCGCGTACGATCGTACCGCCGATCAGTTTACCCAGCCGGTGGTAAAAGATGTGAAAAAAGGCATGAGCCGTCAGCAGGTCATGCAGATCGCGGGTAAACCGTCTTCTGAAGTTACCATGATCCACGCTCGCGGTACCTGCCAGACCTATATCCTGGGCAGCCGTAACGGTAAAACCGAGACCTATTTCGTCGCGCTGGATGAAACGGGCCACGTGCTGAACTCTGGCTACCAGACCTGTGCCGAGTACGATACCGACCCGCAGGCGCCGAAGAAGTAA